In the Arachis ipaensis cultivar K30076 chromosome B10, Araip1.1, whole genome shotgun sequence genome, one interval contains:
- the LOC107620963 gene encoding protein FAR1-RELATED SEQUENCE 5-like, with protein sequence MRGKTPTSIITDEAMAIRNAVRDVFPKVRHRLCAWHLIRNATSNVGSPSFTSKFRKIMTGDYEIPVFKRKWVQLIEEFGIEDKPWVINMYEEKHMWATAYLRGKFFAGFRTTSRCEGLHSVVGRYVGSRYDLTSFVENFQRCVAHMRFNEFNADYESTRGVAVMQTCIELLERYAAELYTHEIFLFFRPFLSRAGSMRVLNIDNTDDCIKYIVCKHGRPDFTWTVDFCQEKLIFMCTCLRMESFGIPCEHIVKVLVDRDIREILRSLVLDRWTKKVKSALNDPSGFTRDAIVISRQSALVEFSKQLAAVAAKVPERYEETRDLIMGLYSSYKAADEGDNQPHSGVARSSNPYVHPTTGGSGQSSKKKKQQRCSVCQMEGHKKTTCPWQKDIDNNVIDKEAIGSDDGDMCTKATAELDSDS encoded by the coding sequence ATGAGGGGCAAGACCCCGACCTCAATCATAACTGATGAGGCCATGGCAATTAGGAATGCAGTGAGAGATGTATTTCCCAAAGTCAGACATAGATTATGTGCTTGGCACCTTATTAGAAATGCAACTAGCAATGTTGGAAGTCCATCGTTTACATCTAAATTTAGAAAAATCATGACAGGAGACTACGAGATTCCCGTGTTTAAGCGTAAGTGGGTTCAGCTTATTGAAGAATTTGGCATTGAGGATAAGCCGTGGGTGATCAACATGTACGAAGAGAAGCATATGTGGGCTACTGCATATCTAAGAGGAAAATTCTTTGCTGGCTTTAGAACTACATCAAGATGTGAAGGTTTACACTCAGTTGTGGGAAGGTATGTGGGGTCGCGGTATGATTTGACAAGTTTTGTAGAGAATTTTCAAAGGTGTGTAGCACACATGCGCTTTAACGAATTTAATGCTGATTATGAATCTACACGTGGGGTGGCCGTCATGCAAACTTGTATAGAGCTGCTAGAGAGATATGCTGCTGAGTTATACACTCATGAGATATTTCTTTTCTTTCGGCCATTTCTCTCCAGAGCTGGATCAATGCGGGTTCTGAACATAGATAATACCGATGATTGCATAAAGTACATTGTGTGTAAGCATGGGAGGCCCGATTTTACGTGGACCGTTGATTTTTGTCAAGAAAAATTGATCTTCATGTGTACCTGTTTACGAATGGAGTCATTTGGTATTCCCTGCGAACATATTGTGAAAGTTCTGGTTGACAGAGACATCCGTGAGATTCTCCGGTCATTGGTATTGGATAGATGGACAAAAAAGGTTAAATCAGCACTCAATGATCCAAGTGGGTTCACTAGGGATGCTATTGTTATTAGTCGTCAAAGTGCTTTAGTGGAATTTTCTAAACAACTGGCTGCTGTTGCTGCTAAAGTACCAGAGAGATATGAAGAGACACGTGATTTAATTATGGGATTGTACTCATCTTACAAGGCTGCAGACGAAGGAGATAATCAACCTCACTCAGGTGTAGCTAGAAGTAGCAATCCGTATGTGCATCCAACCACTGGAGGCTCAGGACAATCAtctaagaagaagaagcagcaacgtTGTAGTGTTTGTCAAATGGAAGGACATAAGAAGACAACATGTCCTTGGCAAAAGGACATTGACAACAACGTTATAGACAAAGAAGCAATCGGTTCGGACGATGGCGACATGTGTACCAAAGCAACCGCTGAGTTAGATAGTGATAGTTAG
- the LOC107620962 gene encoding protein FAR1-RELATED SEQUENCE 5-like, with the protein MEKRKKEPRLETRTGCEARMDVKFVPESGRWHIFYFSDEHNHDLLDTQFSAMLLAHRKMSEADSMQMMNMLKSGISTSHIFSLLASQAGGYEFVGYGPRDMYNETARQRRQISGDAARVLKKLEDMRLKDPQLYFKACHDSRGLLRNLFWSDGISQLDYRLFGDVIAFDATYKKNKYSCPLVIFSGVNYHNQTIVFAAALIADETTDTYIWLLR; encoded by the coding sequence ATggaaaaaaggaagaaggagCCTAGATTGGAAACAAGAACTGGATGTGAAGCCCGAATGGATGTTAAATTTGTACCAGAAAGTGGAAGGTGGCATATCTTTTATTTCTCTGACGAACACAACCATGATCTATTGGATACACAATTCAGTGCTATGTTGCTTGCCCACAGAAAAATGTCAGAGGCAGATAGTATGCAAATGATGAACATGCTAAAGTCAGGGATTAGCACCTCACATATTTTTAGTCTTCTAGCTAGTCAAGCAGGCGGGTACGAATTTGTTGGCTATGGTCCCAGAGATATGTACAATGAGACTGCTCGGCAAAGGCGTCAAATTTCTGGTGATGCAGCACGAGTGTTGAAGAAGTTGGAAGATATGCGGTTGAAGGATCCACAATTATATTTCAAGGCATGTCACGATTCAAGAGGTTTGTTACGTAATTTGTTCTGGTCTGATGGGATTAGCCAACTAGACTACCGACTCTTCGGGGATGTTATTGCTTTTGATGCTACGTACAAGAAGAACAAGTATAGTTGTCCATTAGTAATATTCAGCGGGGTTAACTACCACAACCAAACAATTGTTTTTGCTGCTGCGTTAATTGCAGACGAAACTACTGATACATATATTTGGCTCCTGCGTTAG